The proteins below are encoded in one region of Homo sapiens chromosome 2, GRCh38.p14 Primary Assembly:
- the B3GNT2 gene encoding N-acetyllactosaminide beta-1,3-N-acetylglucosaminyltransferase 2, which produces MSVGRRRIKLLGILMMANVFIYFIMEVSKSSSQEKNGKGEVIIPKEKFWKISTPPEAYWNREQEKLNRQYNPILSMLTNQTGEAGRLSNISHLNYCEPDLRVTSVVTGFNNLPDRFKDFLLYLRCRNYSLLIDQPDKCAKKPFLLLAIKSLTPHFARRQAIRESWGQESNAGNQTVVRVFLLGQTPPEDNHPDLSDMLKFESEKHQDILMWNYRDTFFNLSLKEVLFLRWVSTSCPDTEFVFKGDDDVFVNTHHILNYLNSLSKTKAKDLFIGDVIHNAGPHRDKKLKYYIPEVVYSGLYPPYAGGGGFLYSGHLALRLYHITDQVHLYPIDDVYTGMCLQKLGLVPEKHKGFRTFDIEEKNKNNICSYVDLMLVHSRKPQEMIDIWSQLQSAHLKC; this is translated from the coding sequence ATGAGTGTTGGACGTCGAAGAATAAAGTTGTTGGGTATCCTGATGATGGcaaatgtcttcatttattttattatggaagTCTCCAAAAGCAGTagccaagaaaaaaatggaaaaggggaAGTAATAATACCCAAAGAGAAGTTCTGGAAGATATCTACCCCTCCCGAGGCATACTGGAACCGAGAGCAAGAGAAGCTGAACCGGCAGTACAACCCCATCCTGAGCATGCTGACCAACCAGACGGGGGAGGCGGGCAGGCTCTCCAATATAAGCCATCTGAACTACTGCGAACCTGACCTGAGGGTCACGTCGGTGGTTACGGGTTTTAACAACTTGCCGGACAGATTTAAAGACTTTCTGCTGTATTTGAGATGCCGCAATTATTCACTGCTTATAGATCAGCCGGATAAGTGTGCAAAGAAACCTTTCTTGTTGCTGGCGATTAAGTCCCTCACTCCACATTTTGCCAGAAGGCAAGCAATCCGGGAATCCTGGGGCCAAGAAAGCAACGCAGGGAACCAAACGGTGGTGCGAGTCTTCCTGCTGGGCCAGACACCCCCAGAGGACAACCACCCCGACCTTTCAGATATGCTGAAATTTGAGAGTGAGAAGCACCAAGACATTCTTATGTGGAACTACAGAGACACTTTCTTCAACTTGTCTCTGAAGGAAGTGCTGTTTCTCAGGTGGGTAAGTACTTCCTGCCCAGACACTGAGTTTGTTTTCAAGGGCGATGACGATGTTTTTGTGAACACCCATCACATCCTGAATTACTTGAATAGTTTATCCAAGACCAAAGCCAAAGATCTCTTCATAGGTGATGTGATCCACAATGCTGGACCTCATCGGGATAAGAAGCTGAAGTACTACATCCCAGAAGTTGTTtactctggcctctacccaccctATGCAGGGGGAGGGGGGTTCCTCTACTCCGGCCACCTGGCCCTGAGGCTGTACCATATCACTGACCAGGTCCATCTCTACCCCATTGATGACGTTTATACTGGAATGTGCCTTCAGAAACTCGGCCTCGTTCCAGAGAAACACAAAGGCTTCAGGACATTTGATAtcgaggagaaaaacaaaaataacatctgCTCCTATGTAGATCTGATGTTAGTACATAGTAGAAAACCTCAAGAGATGATTGATATTTGGTCTCAGTTGCAGAGTGctcatttaaaatgctaa